DNA from Thermomicrobium roseum DSM 5159:
ATTTGAACTCCCACGGGGTTACCCCCACTACGCCCTGAACGTAGCGCGTCTGCCAGTTCCGCCACTTCGGCCCGTCGAGCGGTTATCCGCTCGCAGCCGCTAGTATAGCATCAAGCGGGTTGCGTTCGCAAGCGTTTCCGGGCAGTTCCGCGAATGCCTATCAACCTCTTCCCTGCACATCCCGCGCGTGTCATCGCGGCCAACGACCTTCTGCGACAGCCATCTCGGGATGGCCTCCTCTTCGGTTCGCGAGCAGGCGCATCGCTCGTCCGATGTAGGGTCTTGCGGTTCGGCATGGTACAGGAGAGTCGGGTCATTCATCGGATCGGGTACTCTATGGAGGACTCGAGAACTGGCGGTCTTGCTCGAGAGCGATCTGGCTAAGCACCGCGAGCGGAGCCGATTGTCGTGGTGCTCGACGAGGCAGGCACGTGGTCGTTGGTCGCTCACTCGGTCAGATGCCCCTGTTCCTCGTAATAGTCGATCCGGCGCGCTGCCACGATGGCCTGGATCTCTTGCATGCTCATCCCGAAGCGGTGTAAGGTGTGACGAACCATTTCCAGGCCAGCTTCGAAACTAGGGTGCACCACTTCGGTGGCCCCAGCCTCGACCAAGCGCGCGACGAAGGCTCGCCGGTCGGCCCGCGCGATGATGTCCAGGGTGGGGTTGAGTGTCCGGGCCAGGCGCACCGCAGCTTCGGCGGCAAAGGCATCGGGGACAGCGACGACGAAGACGCGCGCGGTCGTGATGTGCGCCGCCAGGAGGACCTGCTCGTTCGCGACGTCACCATAGATCGCCTGGATCCCCAGGCGCCGCAAGTCGCGCACCAGGACGGGATCGCGATCGATCACGACGAAACGAAAGCGCCGGCGTTGCAGGACTCGCCCCACTTCGCGGCCAGAGCGACCGTAACCAGCGATCACGACATGACCGCGCAGGGGCGAACTCGAGGAAGCACCGGAATCGATCTCGTGGAGCGCTGCCGGGCGACCGACCAAGCGGAGCGGCGGCTCGAGCAGCCAACGGGCCCGCTCCGTCAGCGTCAAGAGAAAGGTATTGAGCAGGAGCGAGGCGATCGCAGCACCGATCATCGCATTGTAGAGAGTGTGGTCGAGAATACCCACCTGCAACCCGAGTAGACCGAGCACGAACGAGAATTCGCCGATCTGCGCGAGAAAGGCTCCCGAGCGAATAGCGACGCTCGGTGAGTAACCCAAGAACGCGACTACACCTGCGGCAAGGAACCCTTTGATCACGGTTACGACGATCAAGATGGCGAGCGCAATCGGCCAGGACCGGAGGAGAGCAATCGGGTCCGCGAGAAGGCCGAGTGCGGCGAAGAACATGACGCCGAAGACATCACGAAGCGGGAGAATACCGCCGAGAACTTGATAGGAAAACTCGGATTCGGATACGACGATACCAGCCAGAAAAGCCCCCAGAGCGAACGAGAGGCCGGCCCATTCGCTCCCCACTGCTGTTCCGATCGCTAGCAGGACGACCGCTAGAAGGAAAAGTTCCCGGCTTCCGACTCGTGCGATCTGAAACAGTAACCAAGGGACGATGCGTATGCCGAGGACCGCGATCGTCAGCAACGCGACGACGGCGAGCGCGATCGATTTTCCGAGGCCGAGAACGACGTCCACGAGGTCGGAACCGACGAGCGCGGGAATGATCGCGACCAACGGCACCACCGCGATATCTTGGGCGAGCAGGATCGCTGCGGTCGGGCGTGCGGCTGGTTGGTTCAAGGTGCCCCGCAGTTCCATGAGCGTGAAACCGATCACCGAACTGGAGATCGCTGAGAGTTCAGCGAGCACGAACGCTTGTGCGGTGGTGAGGCCCAATGCGCGAAAGATGAGGAATGCAACCATGAGCGTCAGGCCGATCTGGAGGAGTCCCCCACGAATGACGATACGGCGTAACTCGATCAGCTCCCGAAAGGAGAAGTGGACGCCGAGCGAGAACATGAGAAAGCTCACACCGAAATCAGCGAAAGCTTGAATGATCGCGGGATCGATGTGCCGACCCTCCAAGAGGCGACCGAGCAAGAGCCCAGCGACGAGGTAACCCATGATGACCGGTTGCCGCAGCCGGGCGGACACCAGACCGAGCAGGACGGCTGCGGCGACGACGATCAAGAAGACGAGAAAAATGGCTTCGCGTTCCACGCGTTTTGCCTGTTCACTCTCCCGAGCAGGCGATCAAATCGTCAGCGCGCCTCAGCGCGAGTGCGCAAAACGGCATCGTACTACAGTTTTGCGTCGAGGCGCTACCGTGCCAGGGTGCAGCGTCACCATCGAGGAGAATCGGCAAGGCGATCGTTCTCGAAGCGAGGAGCTGGGATGGTCGAGACGGGCGTTTCCACCGGTGGCTCGACCAGCTGTCTCCGATTGCGGAACTGGTGACGCTGCACGATCGGCCCTGGAATCAGCATGCCACGTGGATGCGCGCGGATAACCTTCGACGTGACAGCGTATCCCACAGCTGCTCGTCGGTCGCATCGGGGCCTGACAGCGCGGTCGAAGTCGCTCCTTGACGCCAGCGTGACCGCGCTCCATACTAGTGTACGTACACTGCGGTGTGGCCATGGAGGCGGGTGCTGCTCTCCGGTAGAATCGGGACGCGGATGTGATCGGCAGTGATCGTTCGTGCCCGAAAACGAGTATGAGCGGAGAGCAGGGAGATCGAGAGCGATGCAGAGCAGCGAGATCCGTCGAGCATTCATCGAATTTTTTGCCGAGCGTGGCCATGTCCAGGTACCGAGTTCGTCGTTGATTCCGTCGGATCCTACCGTCTTGTTGACGACAGCTGGTATGCAACAGATGGTGCCCTATTTCCTGGGTTTGGAGCGACCGCCGCACACGCGACTGACGTCGATCCAGAAGTGTTTCCGTACTGTCGATATCGATGAGGTGGGAGACGAAAGCCATCTGACTTTCTTCGAGATGCTGGGAAACTTCTCGATCGGCGACTACTTCAAAGCAGAAGCGATCAGCTGGGCGTGGGAGTTCCTCACCAAGTGGCTCGGCGTTCCAGCCGAACGCTGGTATCCGACGGTGCATCCGGATGACGAGTTCTCTTACCAGTATTGGCGAGACCAGATCGGTGTTCCGACTGAGCGGATCTTCAAGCTAGAAGACAATTGGTGGGGACCGGTGGGAGCGACGGGACCCAACGGACCGGATTCCGAGATCCATTACGACCGGGGTATGGAGTATGGCTGTGGGCGTACGGAGTGCGGACCAGGGTGCGACTGTGGGCGTTTTCTGGAGACCTGGAATCTCGTCTTCATGGAGTTCTATAAGGAAGCTGATGGCACGCAGCGCCCCCTTCCGCGCAAGAACATCGACACCGGTATGGGACTGGAACGGATCTCATTGATCATGCAGGGGGTAGGATCGGTTTTCGAGACCGATCTCTTTTACCCGATCCTGAGTGAAGCAGCGACGATTGCTGGTGTTCGTTACAAAGAACAGGCGCGTGTCGACCGCTCGCTCCGCGTGATCGCCGATCATGCACGTGGCGTCACGTTCCTGGTCGGAGATGGGGTATTCCCCAGCAACGAAGGGCGCGGGTATGTGCTGCGGCGAGTGCTGCGGCGTGCGGTTCGGCATGGGAAGCTCCTGGGGATCGAACGACCGTTCCTCAACCAACTGGTCGATGTCGTCATCGAACTCTTTTCTTCCTACTATCCGAACTTGAACGAGCAGCGAGAGCGGATACACCGTGTCATTCGTCACGAGGAGGAGCACTTCCAGCGCACGCTCTCGGCTGGTCTCTCGCGTTTCGAAGCGCTTTTGGATCAGCTGCAACGGAGCGGTGAGCAGGTGCTACCTGGTGACGAGGCCTTCCGTCTTTACGATACCTATGGTTTCCCATTGGAATTGACCGAGGAATTGGCTCGCGAATCCGGCTTTACTGTCGATCGGGCCGGGTTCGAGCGAGCCTTGGAACGGCAACGAGAGCTCAGTCGGGCCAGTGTGGGGCGCTTCGCCGATACGCAGCGGCAACGAGCCGAGCTGTATGCCCAATTCTCGGAGCGACCGACAGAGTTCGTCGGCTATGACCGCCTGGAAACGACGGCAACCATCGTCGGCATTCTCGGTTTGAGCGATCTGCGACAGGAAGCCGAGGCGGGGGAGGAGATCGAGCTGATTCTCGATCGAACACCCTTCTACGGTGAAGCAGGTGGCCAGGTCGGTGATACGGGAGAAATCGTTGCCGAAACGGGAATCGTTACGGTGGAGGATACGCAACGACCGACTCCCGAATTGATCGTGCATCGAGGTCGTGTGCGGGAAGGCTCTATCCGGGTCGGCCAGTCGGTGCGGGCGATCGTGGATGCGGAGCGACGAGCCGCTATCCGCCGCAACCACACGGCGACGCACCTGTTGCACGCGGCGCTGCGTCGTGTACTCGGCGAGCATGCGGTCCAGGCTGGTTCATTGGTCGCGCCCGATCGCTTGCGCTTCGACTTTTCTCACCATGAATCGGTCAGCCCTGAGCAGTTGCGCCGGATCGAGGAGATGGTGAACGAGCAGATCGTGCGCGATCTTCGGGTCGAGGTGCGTTACCTCCCACTACGAGACGCCTTGGCGGAGGGAGCAATCGCCCTTTTCGGCGAGAAGTACGGTGATACCGTTCGCGTCGTCTCGATCGACGGATTCAGCAAGGAGCTGTGTGGCGGGACACATGTTTCGCACACTGGCGAGATCGGCGCATTCCTGATTACCGACGAGACGAGTGTGGCCAGTGGCATCCGTCGAATCGAAGCGGTGACGGGCCTTGCGGCAGCGCGACTCGCCCGTACGCTGATCGATGTCTCGGAAGAGGCAGCCCGGCGCCTCCATGTGGTTCCAGAACAGCTTCCGGAGGCCATCGAGCGGCTGCAGCAGCAAGTCCGCGATCAGCAACGCGAAATCGAGCGGCTCGCTGCTGACTTGGCTGCAGCGCGATTGGCCCCACTCGTGGAGCGAGCGGCTCGGATCGACGGCTTCCGTGTCGTCAGCGCGCGGATAGAAGTTCCCTCGCTCGACGTGTTGCGACGAGTCGGCGATCGCTTGCGCGATGCGATCGGTTCCGGTGTCGTCATCCTGGGCACGGCGATCGAGAACCGCCCGATGATACTCGCGATGGCGACCCCGGATGCGGTGCAGCGGGGGGTGCATGCGGGACAGGTCGTCCAGGCAGTGACTCCGTTGCTGGGAGGCCGCGGTGGCGGTCGGCCGGATATCGCTCAAGGGGGCGGTGCCGATGTGTCTCGGCTCGACGAGGCCTTGGCGGCGGCCCGGGGTGAGGTCGAGCGACAGCTTCGGAACAGCACGAGCTGATCTGCTGTTCGAGTGGTCGGTCGCCCGCCGCGTGGAATCGAACACAGGGCGGATGAGGAGGTGCAGTGGTGTGGCGACCGACCGATCGATCGCGCGAACGGGGTAGTCTGCTGGCGACGCGAACCTCTGAGACAGGGGATAGACGTACGAGCGAGGCTTTTGACGAGACCGCGGAACTCGGTACGTATCGGCCCGCAAGACCCGGCCTGGCAGACGTCGGATCGTTGCGTGGGCAGAGGAGAGTTGTTTCGGTGTCGGGTGCTCGGCTGGCCAATGGGGCGCGTGCTCCGGCCGGGGTAGTAGCCGAAGGACGGTCTCGCGTCTGGCCGATGGTCGCGGGCGGCAGCGGGTCGCGCCGAAGATGGGTGTTCGCCGGGTTGCTCGTCGTTGCCGCTCTCGTCACCACTGTCGTTCTGTCGGCAGCACTAGTACCAGCGGCGACGATCCGGATCACGCCGGCGATCGAGCAACGCGAGGTGACGATGACCTATGCACTCGAGCCCTCGAGCGCGGTCGATTGGGTGGCACCCAGCCGGATGGTGTCGGTCCCCATCGAGGTGAGAGCGGAGCGCGCGACCACTGGAGAAAAAAAGGTGCCGGACGGTACGGCAAGCGGTCGGGTTCGGTTCGTCAATGCGTCGTTGCAACCGGTGCAGGTCAGCGCTGGGACGAGGTTGACTGGTACGAACGGCATCGCGTACCGTGTCGCGGAGGACGTCATCGTGCCTGCTGCCGATCCCTTCGGAAGTCAGGCCTTTGGGGTGGCTGACGGACGAGTCGTTGCCGATGTTCCTGGACCGGACGGGAATGCTGCCATCGGAACAGTGACCGGTCAACTCGGTGAAGGAGTGCTCTACCGGAACATCGAGCCTTTGACTGGAGGGTCGCTACGGACAGTCCGGCTCGTGACGGAGGACGATGTTGCCTCGCTGCGGAAGCAGCTCGAGCAGTCACTCACCGAACGTGTTCCGACGGCACTCCAGGCTACACTGCTTCCCGGAGAGACGTTGGTGGAGGGGACGCTTCGCATCGGGACTCCCGAGATTCAGATCGAGCAGAAAGCTGGTGATGAGAGCGAAAACCTGACGGGAACGGGAAAGCTGGTGCTCACCGCGCGGGTGTACGATCCGGCGGCCGTGCACCGAGCAGCGCAGGAGGAAGCAGCCAAGCGCCTGGCTCAGGCGACTGGGATCGATGTCGTGTTGATCGGCAACACGCTTACCTTCGGTGAGCCAGAGGCGATCGGTGCGAACCGCTGGCGCGTCCGTGCAGCAGCGCAGGTACGGCTCGTGCCGGCCAGCGCAGATCTCGAGCGGTTGCGGCGCGAAGCAGCTGGCCATTCGCTCGATCAGGCTATGCGGAAGGCGCAGGCTATTGCAGGGGTGGGTGGCGTGGAGATCGAGATTCGTCCCGGCTGGTGGCCCAAGCGTCTTCCCGATCGGGCCTCACGGATCCAGGTGGTGGTGAGTGAGTGAAGAACGGCTGGGCCGGACGATGGGGCTGGACGTCGGGGGGCGGCGGGTCGGCGTGGCGATCAGCGACGAAATGGGGATGATCGCCAGTCCATTGGCGACCATCGATCTGGATCGCGATGGCCTCGAGCGGCTGGTGGAGTTGATCAGTCGATACGACCCGGTGCTGATCGTCGTCGGGTTACCGGTGACGATGCGAGGTCGTGAGGGTAGTCAGGCAGTCGAGACGAAGGCGTTCGCCGCTCGGTTAGCGGAGCGAATCGACCGACCCATCGTCTTTTGGGACGAGCGATTGACCAGTTCGGCAGCGGAGCGCCTGTTGACTGACGCGGGTGTCGGTCGGAAACGTCGCCGGGAACTCGTGGACGCCGTAGCCGCCGCCCTCCTTCTCCAGAGTTATTTGGACGCTCAGCGAAGCCAGCGTGGTCGGCACGGTACACAGAAGCGGGACCGATCGCTTGACTCCTCGGGAACCGCTTGAGGGAGGACGATCTCGTCGCTTTCCCTCATTCCCGGTCGGACACTCCGATCATTGCAGGAGAGTCGCCGCATCGCTATACTGCGTTCGACTGGTCGGCGGAGGAGTAGGACCGAAGACGATGAAGCTGGTGATCGCAGTGGTGCAGAACGAAGATGCCGACAGCATCGTCGAGTCTCTGCTCGAGCGCCAGTTTCGGGCTACCCGCCTCGCCAGTACTGGTGGCTTCTTGCGTCGTGGCAATACGACACTCCTGATCGGTGTCGAAGATCACGACGTAGAAACTGTCTTGGATGTCATTCGGACGAGAGCTCGCACTCGAATTCGTCAGGACAGCGCTCACGGCGCGGTCGAGAGTGCTGCGGCGACTGTTTTCGTGATCCCCCTCGAAGATTACCAGCGCCTCTGAGGCGCACTGACTGGTTCCACGCTGATCCGAATACCAGCTCTCAGCGGAACGTGGTCCAGCGGCGCGTGCTGGAGCCACGTTGGAGACGGTGCGTTGCGCGTCGCATGAGCACGATGGTCAGTCCGGCTAGGAAAAAGCCAGCGACGAATAGGCTTTCGACTGGGACCGTGCCGCGTTGCCAGTCGATGAATCGGGCGCTCAGGAGACCGAGCAAAGTCGGATAGAGTAGTAGGCCACTCAAAGCGAAGATCCCCGCTTCGATGATGGCTAAACGAGGATCGGCGCCGCGCCAGCGACTCACGATATAGGGACCGAGCGTTCCGGCTGGGAGCCAGATCAGGAACGCCCGCAACCATTCTGCAGTGAGCGTATCCATCGGCCAGCGACCCTTTCTTTCTGAAATCTTTGGAGCGAGCCGGTCGACCGCTACCGGTATCGCGGTCACTGGTCGCCTCCTTTTCGAGCGTACCGAGGGGGCTGCTGTGCTGTCCAGGTACGTCGCTCGTGGGAGGTAATGGATCCACGGCAGCGATTCCCGTTGGAGGACCCTGATCCAGCTTCTCCGACGGGCGGCGAGGAGCGTGGCGGAGTCTCGCTTCGAGGATGACTGTGCGTTCGTCGCGGTCGACCATGGAGCTTTGGCGGGGACGAGCAGGTTCGCCCTCGCTGCGTGTCTCCGCTCAAGGAGCGCCTGGGAAGAGATCGTTTTCCTCGAGAAGTCCCGCTAATCGAAGAAGGTTGAGGGCCAGTACGGCAGTGGTGACTGGACCCGTGCCGCCAGGAACGGGGGTAAGAGCGCTGGCCACTTCGGCGACGGCTGGATCGACATCACCGATGAGACGGCCGTCGCGCACCGAGACCCCGAAATCGATAACCACGGCTCCTGGAGCGACCATGTCCGGCTTGACGAGATGGGGTTGGCCGGCAGCGACGAACAGGAGATCGGCCTGTCGCGTGAGCTTGGCGAGATCAGGCGTACGGCGATGGCAAATGGTCACAGTGGCGTCGCGGGCCAGAAGCAAGAGGGCAAGCGGGCGACCGACGACGGGGCTGCGACCGATGACGACAGCATGCCGACCCGCCACTTCGATGCCGTAGTGCTGGAGGAGGATAAGTCCTCCGAGAGGGGTGCTCGGCGCGATCCAAGGACTGCCGATCGCTAAACGCCCTTGCTGTTCGAACGAGACGCCGTCGACGTCCTTGGTGGGCGGCATCAGTCGTGCGAGCGATCGGCGCGAGACGCCTTTGGGGAGCGGCTGCAACGCCAGGATGCCGGTGACGGATTCGTCCTCGGCGAGTCGCTTGAGGAGAATCGCGAATCGAGATTCATCCAGTGTATCGTCAATCTCTTCGGTCCGATAATTCAAGCTCAGTGTGGTGAATTGCTTGCGGATCGCGCGAGCGTAGGCTTGGGCGGAAGGATCGTTGGGGAGCAGCACGGTGAGGGTGGGTGGTCCCTGATGTGGGGCTCGCCGTGCAAGCACTTGCTGGATACGGGCGTGCAGCGACTCGACGACTGGTCTCCCCGATAGTATGTGGGCAGCCATCGCTCTCCATCCTTTCCGCGTGACAGAAGTCTTTCGATGGGACGCCAGGTCATTTGTGCAGTAGCGTGCACGCATGATCCTCAGGCCTGAGCGTGCTCCGAGAGGAGCGCTCGGCGCTGGAGGATTTCGCGCTGGAGTACTTCCGCGCGTTCCGGAGAGAGAAGTGGCAGGTTGGCGCGCGCCATCGCGAGTGCTGCCTCGATGCCCGCTCGGCAGAGGGCTCGTGCTGCTTCCAGATCGGATGCAGCGAAGGATGGGGTGTGCGGCAGGACCGATCGGATGAGCGCTGAGAGTGCGAGCCCCAAATCGGCAGTCTCGAGCGGGACCGTGCTCGCTCGCTCCGCAGCGACAGTAGCCGATGGCGAGCGCTGATCCATACGAAGCGCACTTAGCAACTCGTCGAGCGCTACTCGGTCACGCTCGGCTTGCGCGAGTGCGCTCGCGGCGATGCGTTCGAGATCCTCAGCGAGCGTATCTGCCACTTCGCGGGGCAGCTGTTGCTTGGCGGCACGGCGGACAAGATCGGTAAGAGCAGCTGCTTGAGCGATGGACAAGCATGCGGCAACCCCACCCCCGCAACGATAGCGTGGGCGACGCATGCGTTCCACTAACTGGGTGACGGTCCAGTCGGCGATCGACCCCTCTCGATCCAATACCACCCGACTCCCTCCTCCCGTTTTCTTGTCCATAGCAAACGTTTGCAGCGCGTGAGCGCGGACGCGAGCGCTTCCTGTGCGAGTATAGCCATGAAGTTGCTGTCACTTGGCTGTCGTCTTGGTGTCGCTATGCCTGCATCATCTTTTCTGTTGTGTCTGTGTGACACAACGCTGTGGACAGGGTGGAAAAGGGGTTGACGGGTGGGCACGGGACATGTAGGATGGGGGTGTCGATCGGGCACCGTTCGCTTCGGGCGAGTTCGCTGGGAGCGGAAGCAAAGGGGGCAAGCGATGGAGAGAGAGCCGGTGACGTTCTTCGGCCAACTCTTGCGCCGCTATCGGGAGTCAGCCAGGCTCTCGCAGAGTCGTCTTGCGCAGCGAGCCGGCTTCGATCACAGTTACGTGTCGCGACTGGAGAGTGGGCGTCGAGCACCGACTCGGGAGGCGATTCTGCGTTTGGCGGAGGCGCTCGAACTCGGGCCGGCCGACCGTGACAGCTTGCTGGCTGCTGCTGGTTTCTTACCCGAACAGACCGAATACCTGTTCGGTAGCGAGCCGGTGCTCGGGGAAGTCGTCGAGCTTCTCCAGCGCACGGACGTTCCAGAGCAGATTCGCGAAGACCTCCGCCAGTTGCTCGCGCTGGTGGTCCGGCAGGTAAAGCGGGCACTCATTGGAATCGGTTCCATCGGCGAGAGCGAAGACGAGGTTCCGGGTAGTACGGGTTGGTCCCCGCGCTGGCCGGGTCAGGCTGCTTCGCAAGGAGCAGTGTGAGCGTCGATGCGGGAATCTCGCGCATCTGTGCTGTTCTTGTACGCTTGGGACAGGTAGTGGGACTCGTGATCGATCGCCTGACCCAGGATCGATCGCCGGGCGTCCCTGAGGAGGTACGAGGGGGCTAGCGTGGCGCGGCCGTACGCTCATCTTCATTTGCATACGGAATTCTCGCTACTCGACGGCCTCGGTCGGATACCGGAGTACGTGGGGCGTGCTCGCGAACTCGGTATGGAGCACCTGGCGATATCCGATCACGGGGTGCTGTATGGAATCATCGATTGGTACAAGGCAGTCAGGGCCGAGGGGCTTCATCCCATCATCGGGATGGAAGCGTATCTTGCCCCACGGTCGGTTCAAGACCGGGACAAGACGATCTACCATCTCTTGCTGCTTGCAGAGAATGAGCGCGGTTACAAGAATTTGCTGAAACTGGCCACGCGAGCGAGCTTGGAGGGGTTCTATTACAAACCGCGCATCGATATGGCCATGCTGGCCGAACATGCCGAGGGGCTGATCGCAACCTCGGCGTGCCTCGGGGGACCGATTGCGAACAACCTACTGAATGGGAATCACGAGGCAGCTCGGGAGTGGGGAATCCGTCTCCGCGAGTTGTTCGGGCCAGATCGGTTTTACATCGAGCTACAGGATCACGGATTGCCGGAACAGCGGCGAGTGAATAGCGAGCTGGTGGCACTGGCTCGCGAACTGGATCTTCCCTTGGTCGTGACCAACGACGTCCATTATCTCCGCCAGGAGGATGCGAGCGTTCAGGATTTGCTGATCTGCATCCAAACCAACTCGACGCTCGATGACCCCAAGCGGATGCGAGTTCAGTCCGACCAGCTTTACTTCAAGAGTGCCGAGGAGATGTGGCGACTCTTCGGTGCCGAGGTCCCGGAGGCACTCCTCAATACGGTCCGTATCGCCGAGCGTTGCGAGGTCGAACTCGAATTCGGTCGTCTCCATCTCCCCGACCCTGGTATACCAGCGGGGATGACTGCTGACGACTATCTTGCCGCACTGTGCTGGGAGGGGATTCGCCAGCGTTATCCTGAGTTGACCGAAGAAGTACGTCGTCGCCTGGAGTACGAGCTGGATGTTATCCGTCAGACCGGATTTTCCAGCTATATGTTGATCGTGCGAGACTTCGCGGAGTTCGCTCGCCAGCGGGGCATTCTTTATGGTGTGCGGGGAAGCGCAGCAGCGAGCATCGTGCTCTACGCTCTCGGTATCACCGATGTCGATCCTCTTGCCAATCGCTTGGTCTTCGAGCGATTTCTCAACCCGGAGCGCCGGGAGATGCCGGATATCGACATGGATTTCGCGGATGACCGGCGACACGAGGTGATCGAGTATGTCGCCCGCAAGTACGGCGCGGAGCACGTTGCGCAAATCATCACTTTCGGAACGATGGGAGCGAAGGCCGCGATCCGCGATGTCGGCCGGGCGATGGGATGGCCGCATGCCGAAGTCGATCGGATCGCGCGATTGATACCGAGCGGCGTGAACATGACGCTCGAGCGGGCGCTGGAGGAGAGCCCGGAACTCCGGCACCTGTACGAGACAGACCCGCGTTCGCGCGAATTGATCGACAATGCGCGAAAACTGGAGGGCATCGCTCGGCACGCTGGCACCCACGCGGCCGGGGTGGTCATCTCGGCGTCTCCCTTGGTCGAGCATGTCCCGCTGCAGCGTCCGGCGCGTGCCGAGGAGGGAGCACTCCCGACTACCCAGTTCCCGATGGAGACGGTCGCCGAGATCGGTCTGCTCAAGATGGATTTCTTGGGGCTGGCCAATTTGACGATCTTGGCGAACGCTGTCGAGCTGATCCGCGAGACGCGCGGCGAAACGATCGATCTGAAGCAGATTCCGATGGACGATCGCAAGACGTTCGAGCTCTTGGCCGAAGGGCAAACCTTCGGGGTGTTCCAGCTCGAGAGTGCGGGCATGCGGCGGTACATCCGGGAACTGCGGCCGACCTCGGTTGCCGAGCTCGCGGCGATGATCGCGCTGTACCGACCGGGGCCGATGCAACATATCCCACGTTACTGCCGCGCGAAGCATGGATTGGAGCCGATTCAATACCCGCATCCTGATCTGGCGGAAATTCTCGACGAGACATACGGTGTCATCGTCTACCAGGATCAGGTGCTCCTCATCGCACGGAAATTTGCTGGCTACACGCTCGGTGAAGCGGACATCATGCGCAAGGCGATGGGAAAGAAGATTCCCGAAAAGATGCGCGCTGAGCGGGAGCGCTTCATTGCCGGAGCCATAGCGAAAGGGTATAGCGAGGAGGATGCCGAGCGCATCTTCAATCTGATCGAACCATTTGCCGGCTACGCCTTCAACAAGGCGCACGCCACCTGTTATGCAGTCGTATCCTATCAGACAGCCTACCTCAAAGCCAATTATCCGGTGGAGTACATGACGGCAATCCTGCGCAACGCGCCTAGTCATCCGTCCGGAACCGTGAAGCGGATCGCGGCAGCGCTCGCCGAATGCCAGAAGCTGGGGATTTCGGTGCTTCCGCCGGACATCAATCACAGCGAGGCGACCTTTACGGTCGAGCAGTTGCCGGATGGCAGCCGCGCGATCCGGTTCGGGCTGGCGATGGTCAAGCACGTCGGGGAAGCTGCGGTCGAAGCGATCCTGGCTGCCCGCAATGAGCAGCCTGGGAAAGTGTTCCGCTCGTTCGAGCACTTTTGCGAGACGATCGACTGGAGCGTCGTCAATCGGCGAGCGGTCGAGAGCTTGATCAAGTGTGGTGCGTTGGACTGCTTTGGTGATCGCAAGATTTTGCTCGCACAGTTGGACCAGGCGATCCAGGCGGCACAGGCTCGCCAGAAAGCGCTGCGGCGGGGGCAGATGGATCTCTTCTCGGCAGTGGGTCATGATCAGGCTGCTCCTTTGCGCTTTTCCCGTCCGGATATCGAGCCACCTGACATACCGACCCGGACCTTGCTCGGGTGGGAACGGGAACTTCTCGGCGTGTACTTGAGTGCCCATCCGCTGGACGAGTTCGTCCTGCTCGGGCGACTCCGGGGACTCGTGCAGATTGCGGAACTGGACGATGAGTCGGTTGGGCAGACTGTCGAGTTGCTCGCTTTGATCAGTGGGGTGCGCAAGTTGACGACGCGCACCGGGCGCGTCATGGCTGTCCTGCAACTGGAAGACCGCTCCGGTACCATCGAGGCGGTTGTCTTCCCTGACCTCTACGAGACAACTCGTGAACGGTTGGCCGA
Protein-coding regions in this window:
- a CDS encoding cyclic-di-AMP receptor encodes the protein MKLVIAVVQNEDADSIVESLLERQFRATRLASTGGFLRRGNTTLLIGVEDHDVETVLDVIRTRARTRIRQDSAHGAVESAAATVFVIPLEDYQRL
- a CDS encoding cation:proton antiporter encodes the protein MEREAIFLVFLIVVAAAVLLGLVSARLRQPVIMGYLVAGLLLGRLLEGRHIDPAIIQAFADFGVSFLMFSLGVHFSFRELIELRRIVIRGGLLQIGLTLMVAFLIFRALGLTTAQAFVLAELSAISSSVIGFTLMELRGTLNQPAARPTAAILLAQDIAVVPLVAIIPALVGSDLVDVVLGLGKSIALAVVALLTIAVLGIRIVPWLLFQIARVGSRELFLLAVVLLAIGTAVGSEWAGLSFALGAFLAGIVVSESEFSYQVLGGILPLRDVFGVMFFAALGLLADPIALLRSWPIALAILIVVTVIKGFLAAGVVAFLGYSPSVAIRSGAFLAQIGEFSFVLGLLGLQVGILDHTLYNAMIGAAIASLLLNTFLLTLTERARWLLEPPLRLVGRPAALHEIDSGASSSSPLRGHVVIAGYGRSGREVGRVLQRRRFRFVVIDRDPVLVRDLRRLGIQAIYGDVANEQVLLAAHITTARVFVVAVPDAFAAEAAVRLARTLNPTLDIIARADRRAFVARLVEAGATEVVHPSFEAGLEMVRHTLHRFGMSMQEIQAIVAARRIDYYEEQGHLTE
- the ruvX gene encoding Holliday junction resolvase RuvX; protein product: MGLDVGGRRVGVAISDEMGMIASPLATIDLDRDGLERLVELISRYDPVLIVVGLPVTMRGREGSQAVETKAFAARLAERIDRPIVFWDERLTSSAAERLLTDAGVGRKRRRELVDAVAAALLLQSYLDAQRSQRGRHGTQKRDRSLDSSGTA
- the alaS gene encoding alanine--tRNA ligase; translated protein: MQSSEIRRAFIEFFAERGHVQVPSSSLIPSDPTVLLTTAGMQQMVPYFLGLERPPHTRLTSIQKCFRTVDIDEVGDESHLTFFEMLGNFSIGDYFKAEAISWAWEFLTKWLGVPAERWYPTVHPDDEFSYQYWRDQIGVPTERIFKLEDNWWGPVGATGPNGPDSEIHYDRGMEYGCGRTECGPGCDCGRFLETWNLVFMEFYKEADGTQRPLPRKNIDTGMGLERISLIMQGVGSVFETDLFYPILSEAATIAGVRYKEQARVDRSLRVIADHARGVTFLVGDGVFPSNEGRGYVLRRVLRRAVRHGKLLGIERPFLNQLVDVVIELFSSYYPNLNEQRERIHRVIRHEEEHFQRTLSAGLSRFEALLDQLQRSGEQVLPGDEAFRLYDTYGFPLELTEELARESGFTVDRAGFERALERQRELSRASVGRFADTQRQRAELYAQFSERPTEFVGYDRLETTATIVGILGLSDLRQEAEAGEEIELILDRTPFYGEAGGQVGDTGEIVAETGIVTVEDTQRPTPELIVHRGRVREGSIRVGQSVRAIVDAERRAAIRRNHTATHLLHAALRRVLGEHAVQAGSLVAPDRLRFDFSHHESVSPEQLRRIEEMVNEQIVRDLRVEVRYLPLRDALAEGAIALFGEKYGDTVRVVSIDGFSKELCGGTHVSHTGEIGAFLITDETSVASGIRRIEAVTGLAAARLARTLIDVSEEAARRLHVVPEQLPEAIERLQQQVRDQQREIERLAADLAAARLAPLVERAARIDGFRVVSARIEVPSLDVLRRVGDRLRDAIGSGVVILGTAIENRPMILAMATPDAVQRGVHAGQVVQAVTPLLGGRGGGRPDIAQGGGADVSRLDEALAAARGEVERQLRNSTS